The following coding sequences lie in one Syntrophorhabdaceae bacterium genomic window:
- a CDS encoding PAS domain S-box protein yields the protein MSKEISHIKDGNDSRKSTEGLTPVTPGKIRPHNIDEVLHELQEHQASLEMKNRELVDAWTICEESRSRYADLYESAPVGYLTFDEHGVVKEVNIIASRLLGAVKKSLINKPFSPFIAPPSRQVFSGHIQEAFKSRKEESCEIVVKRKDGAAFTAQLQSMRAPVKGTPLVRTVITNITEHKRYEEELQKNYRDLVEHSNSIILKWKPNGEITFFNKFAQSFFGYSEEEIIGKNVMILVPEKDSFGRDLSALTRDIIQKPEHYAVSVNENIRRNGKRAWVRWTNKAIFDDGGNVVEMLVIGNDVTEQKWAEESLKRVNERFRMTLESITDGFVSLDREFRYTYVNEAATRFVGRTRDELLGRRPDEVFPEFPSQAFYRRFMRILEEGKPVHFEEYYGPPLNCWFESHCYPEPEGLTVYFRDITDRKEMEESLQRARDELEQRVRERTRELKKANLRLQEEIVQREKAESELLQAQKMEAIGTLSGGIAHDFNNILAGIIGFTEMVLDDVPPDTPIHRHLELVLKSGIRGRDLVRQILAFSRKTDHEREPVPLSPVVAETLKLLRASLPTTIQIKVNMDAGSDRVFANPSELQQIIMNLVTNAAHSMREKGGNLEVTLANKEIGPGSGVQLAPGPYVEIVIKDAGTGMEEKVMKRIFEPFFTTKGIGKGTGMGLAVVYGIVKGLGGEITVQSAAGKGSTFRVFLPRIEDAACQQATGETPGGMERVLFVDDEELLSELGKGVLEKLGYTVTAATDGQKALKIFSQNPTDYDLVLTDQTMPGITGYELARQLLEIRRDLPIILITGHSDSVSAKKAKEAGIRGFLMKPLSTQELAYAVRHALDEKRLSKREKGSLHPN from the coding sequence GTGTCTAAAGAGATATCCCATATAAAGGACGGCAATGATTCCCGGAAAAGTACGGAAGGGCTTACACCGGTAACACCCGGAAAGATCAGGCCTCACAATATCGATGAGGTGCTTCATGAGCTTCAGGAGCACCAGGCGTCCCTCGAGATGAAAAATAGGGAGCTCGTCGATGCCTGGACAATTTGCGAAGAGTCACGGTCCCGGTACGCCGATCTTTACGAATCGGCTCCTGTCGGCTATCTGACATTTGACGAGCATGGGGTCGTCAAGGAAGTGAATATCATTGCCTCCCGGCTCCTGGGGGCTGTGAAAAAATCCTTGATTAACAAACCTTTCTCCCCTTTTATCGCACCCCCTTCGAGGCAGGTCTTTTCCGGACATATCCAGGAGGCGTTCAAATCCCGTAAAGAAGAGAGTTGCGAAATCGTCGTGAAGAGGAAGGATGGTGCCGCCTTTACCGCGCAATTACAGAGCATGCGGGCGCCCGTAAAGGGGACGCCCCTGGTCCGCACGGTCATTACCAATATTACGGAGCATAAACGCTACGAGGAAGAGCTTCAAAAGAATTATCGTGACCTTGTCGAACATTCCAATAGTATCATTCTGAAATGGAAACCGAACGGAGAGATTACCTTCTTCAATAAGTTCGCCCAATCTTTTTTCGGATATTCCGAAGAGGAGATTATCGGGAAGAACGTCATGATCCTCGTCCCTGAAAAGGATTCTTTCGGCCGCGATCTATCCGCGTTAACCAGGGATATAATTCAAAAACCCGAGCATTATGCGGTTTCGGTAAATGAGAACATTCGCCGCAACGGCAAGCGCGCGTGGGTGAGGTGGACAAACAAGGCTATTTTCGATGATGGCGGCAATGTGGTCGAAATGCTTGTGATCGGCAATGACGTGACCGAGCAGAAGTGGGCCGAAGAATCCCTGAAACGGGTGAACGAGAGGTTCAGGATGACCCTCGAGAGTATTACCGACGGCTTCGTCTCTCTCGACAGGGAATTCCGCTATACTTATGTAAACGAAGCGGCTACGAGGTTTGTGGGCCGCACGCGGGACGAGCTGTTAGGGCGCAGGCCGGATGAAGTCTTCCCGGAATTCCCCAGTCAAGCATTTTATAGACGTTTCATGCGCATACTTGAAGAGGGCAAGCCGGTCCATTTCGAAGAGTATTATGGCCCTCCCCTCAACTGCTGGTTTGAATCCCATTGTTATCCGGAACCTGAGGGTCTTACGGTCTATTTCAGGGATATCACCGATCGAAAGGAGATGGAGGAAAGCCTGCAGAGGGCGCGCGACGAACTGGAGCAACGTGTCCGTGAGCGGACCCGGGAGCTTAAGAAGGCGAATCTAAGGCTTCAGGAGGAGATAGTTCAAAGGGAGAAGGCCGAATCAGAACTCCTCCAGGCGCAAAAGATGGAGGCGATCGGCACCCTCTCCGGCGGGATAGCCCATGATTTCAATAATATTCTGGCGGGTATCATCGGCTTTACCGAAATGGTCCTCGACGATGTCCCGCCTGATACTCCCATACATCGGCATTTGGAGCTTGTACTGAAGAGCGGGATCAGGGGACGGGATCTCGTCAGGCAGATCCTCGCCTTCAGCCGCAAGACGGATCATGAAAGAGAACCTGTCCCCCTGTCTCCCGTGGTCGCGGAGACTCTGAAGCTCCTTAGGGCCTCCCTGCCCACTACCATTCAAATCAAAGTCAATATGGACGCCGGATCGGATAGGGTCTTTGCAAACCCTTCGGAGCTGCAGCAGATCATAATGAACCTCGTGACAAACGCCGCTCATTCGATGCGTGAAAAAGGGGGAAACCTGGAGGTTACGCTCGCAAATAAGGAGATCGGTCCCGGCTCCGGCGTTCAGCTTGCGCCGGGGCCGTATGTGGAGATTGTAATCAAAGACGCGGGGACGGGTATGGAAGAAAAGGTGATGAAAAGGATATTCGAGCCTTTCTTCACCACTAAAGGCATAGGCAAAGGCACCGGCATGGGGCTCGCGGTGGTCTATGGTATTGTTAAGGGCTTGGGCGGCGAGATCACTGTGCAAAGTGCGGCCGGGAAGGGATCGACCTTCAGGGTATTCCTGCCGAGAATTGAAGATGCCGCCTGTCAACAGGCTACCGGAGAGACTCCCGGAGGCATGGAACGCGTTCTTTTCGTGGATGATGAAGAGCTTTTATCCGAACTAGGGAAAGGCGTGCTTGAAAAACTCGGCTACACCGTTACTGCCGCGACGGACGGCCAAAAGGCGTTGAAGATATTCTCACAAAATCCCACTGATTACGACCTGGTCCTTACCGACCAGACGATGCCCGGGATTACCGGGTATGAGCTGGCGCGGCAGCTTCTGGAAATACGAAGAGACCTCCCGATTATCCTCATTACCGGCCACAGCGATTCGGTTTCGGCAAAAAAGGCAAAGGAAGCGGGAATCCGGGGATTCCTGATGAAGCCCCTGTCCACTCAGGAGCTGGCCTATGCGGTGAGACATGCCCTCGATGAAAAACGGTT
- a CDS encoding ATP-binding protein has product MGKEVSIKNIVKEKSCRPEGIRVGTEKGETLFHRPDPILNLSGGIRLQPHDLNETMLKLRDRLTFLKGRDIKVEFKPAEYEIMVMADASRLEEAFLGLIRNAGDAMTSGGILTLCTGQVHFSNGTYPVDGAYEHLYSSCALFSVSDTGKGMDGETKRLAFKPFFTTEPGRNTGLGLTLASAIIRSHVGSVNIESEPGKGTKVEVYLPLISESLKVSASISRSLKCERPVSAAGHTN; this is encoded by the coding sequence ATGGGCAAAGAAGTCTCCATCAAAAATATTGTGAAAGAAAAAAGCTGCAGGCCCGAAGGCATCCGGGTCGGGACGGAGAAAGGTGAAACCCTTTTTCACCGCCCTGACCCCATTCTGAATCTTAGTGGCGGAATCAGATTACAGCCTCACGACCTTAACGAAACGATGCTGAAATTAAGGGATCGGCTCACCTTCCTCAAGGGTCGCGATATAAAAGTTGAATTCAAGCCGGCGGAATATGAAATTATGGTTATGGCCGACGCTTCCAGGCTGGAAGAGGCCTTTTTGGGTCTCATAAGAAATGCCGGGGACGCCATGACTTCAGGCGGAATTCTTACGCTCTGCACCGGCCAGGTTCATTTCAGCAACGGCACATACCCTGTCGATGGGGCATATGAACACCTTTACAGCTCTTGTGCCCTCTTTTCCGTTTCCGATACAGGCAAAGGCATGGATGGGGAAACAAAACGCCTCGCCTTTAAGCCTTTCTTTACCACCGAACCGGGCAGGAATACCGGACTCGGCCTTACCCTGGCTTCCGCGATCATCAGAAGCCACGTCGGCAGCGTGAATATAGAGAGCGAGCCCGGAAAGGGCACAAAGGTAGAAGTTTATCTGCCCCTGATCAGCGAATCCCTCAAAGTATCGGCCTCTATCTCCCGGAGCCTCAAATGCGAACGGCCCGTGAGCGCAGCCGGGCACACAAATTAG
- a CDS encoding DUF4870 domain-containing protein, producing MEDEREQETSLGMDESFEALLCYTLGWVTGIVFIVMEKRSAFVRFHAMQSLATFLLLSVAMAFVLSIPRFGFLLASFLWLAGVALWVILIWKAYRGLWFRLPVIGNFADNFANKGPRRGSPQE from the coding sequence ATGGAGGACGAGAGGGAGCAGGAGACGTCGCTTGGAATGGATGAGAGCTTCGAGGCACTGCTTTGCTACACACTCGGCTGGGTAACGGGCATCGTATTTATCGTCATGGAGAAGCGCAGCGCCTTCGTGCGGTTTCACGCCATGCAATCACTGGCGACGTTTCTCCTGTTGTCTGTTGCGATGGCTTTTGTGCTTTCCATACCGCGTTTCGGATTTCTCCTCGCATCTTTTCTGTGGCTGGCCGGTGTCGCCCTCTGGGTCATCCTGATTTGGAAGGCATACCGGGGGCTATGGTTCCGGCTGCCCGTGATCGGTAATTTCGCAGATAATTTCGCGAATAAAGGACCGAGGCGCGGTTCGCCACAGGAATAA
- a CDS encoding MFS transporter, producing MNKERLWTKDFITVGVINFLFCLIFYLLMVVTAPYAVDKFHASTSIAGLVSSIFIIGILVGRLGTGHVIEDIGRKRVLILGTISLIITSALYFAAVSLPLLIIIRLLHGLTFGIASTATGTIVAHVIPPDRRGEGIGYYSMSTILAAAIGPFAGMLLMQHTDFRMIFIITSLIPVIGLGTSFVVGEPDHPLRRDHGKGVTRFHISTFLEFEALPISIIILVIGAGYSVLLVFLSLYARHIHLEEAASLFFLVYAATVLISRPFSGRLLDTKGANFVVYPCLSLFAIGMLFFSRAGHGLFLLLAAVIIGLGYGNFLSCAQAISIKTVPPHRLGLATSTYFICLDLGFGVGPYLLGALVPFTGYRGLYMLVALMILATMVLYHFLHGKKAVA from the coding sequence GTGAACAAGGAAAGGCTGTGGACAAAGGATTTTATCACGGTAGGGGTCATCAATTTTTTATTTTGTCTCATCTTCTATTTATTGATGGTCGTTACCGCTCCTTATGCGGTAGATAAATTCCATGCTTCCACCAGCATCGCCGGGCTCGTATCGAGCATCTTCATTATCGGCATCCTGGTCGGCCGGTTGGGGACCGGGCACGTTATTGAAGATATTGGCAGGAAGAGGGTCTTAATTCTGGGCACCATATCGCTTATCATCACTTCCGCGCTATATTTTGCCGCGGTCAGCCTCCCCCTGTTGATCATTATCCGGCTGCTCCACGGTCTGACTTTCGGGATCGCGAGCACGGCCACGGGAACGATAGTCGCCCATGTAATCCCCCCTGACAGGCGCGGCGAGGGTATCGGCTATTACAGCATGAGCACCATTCTGGCAGCGGCGATAGGTCCCTTCGCGGGAATGCTCCTGATGCAACACACCGATTTCAGGATGATCTTTATTATTACCTCCCTGATACCCGTCATCGGTCTGGGTACGTCTTTTGTGGTAGGTGAGCCCGATCATCCATTGCGCCGGGATCATGGAAAAGGGGTGACAAGATTTCATATTTCGACCTTTCTTGAATTCGAGGCCTTACCCATATCGATCATCATACTGGTCATCGGTGCCGGTTATTCGGTTTTGCTCGTTTTTTTGTCATTGTATGCCAGGCACATCCACCTTGAAGAAGCGGCGAGCCTCTTTTTCCTCGTATATGCTGCTACGGTCCTGATCTCAAGGCCTTTCTCCGGTCGCCTACTCGATACGAAAGGGGCAAATTTTGTGGTCTATCCTTGTCTTTCCCTCTTTGCAATCGGCATGCTTTTCTTCAGCCGGGCCGGTCATGGACTCTTCCTATTGCTCGCGGCAGTGATAATCGGCCTGGGCTATGGGAACTTTTTATCATGCGCCCAGGCAATTTCTATAAAAACAGTCCCGCCTCACCGGTTGGGACTGGCAACTTCCACCTATTTCATCTGCCTTGATCTGGGGTTCGGCGTGGGACCATACCTCCTCGGAGCGCTGGTCCCCTTTACGGGATATCGGGGGCTCTACATGTTGGTGGCCCTCATGATACTCGCAACTATGGTTCTTTATCATTTCTTGCACGGGAAGAAGGCAGTCGCGTAA
- a CDS encoding transposase codes for MFYDDIDRESFVNRAGKVFTAGKTSCYAFSLLPNHVHLLLRAGMTPISTIMRRLLTGYSVSFNKRHKRLGPLFLNRYKSILCEEEPYLLQLVRYIHLNPLRAEVVPDLDSLDSYPYSGHSVIMERCIRPWLDSTYILMQFDQDSEPARSIYRKFLEEGIAEGRRGDLTGGGFIRSNRGWMPSRDSGHLRSDERILGSSRFVAEVMEAAKEQWERTYARKISGTDFVSMQKHVARIFHLNSEEILLPGKYPTRVAARSVLCYFLVRELGMTATAVAQRLGLGQPAVSIAVERGEAIVKERGLRRS; via the coding sequence ATGTTTTACGACGATATCGACCGTGAGAGCTTTGTCAATCGCGCCGGTAAGGTATTCACCGCAGGGAAAACCAGTTGCTACGCCTTTTCCCTGCTCCCGAACCACGTCCATCTCCTCCTTCGTGCCGGGATGACCCCCATATCGACTATCATGAGACGGCTCCTCACGGGCTACTCCGTCTCGTTCAACAAGCGGCATAAGAGATTGGGCCCTCTTTTTCTGAACCGGTATAAATCTATCCTTTGCGAAGAAGAGCCCTATCTGCTTCAATTGGTACGGTATATCCATCTCAATCCTTTAAGGGCTGAGGTAGTGCCGGACCTGGACTCCCTCGATTCCTATCCCTACTCGGGCCACTCGGTCATAATGGAGCGATGTATCAGGCCATGGCTGGACAGCACCTATATCCTCATGCAGTTCGATCAGGACTCAGAGCCTGCCCGCAGCATTTATCGCAAATTCCTCGAAGAGGGTATCGCGGAGGGACGCAGGGGCGATCTCACGGGAGGCGGTTTCATCCGGAGCAACAGGGGATGGATGCCTTCACGGGACTCGGGCCATCTGAGAAGTGACGAACGCATATTGGGAAGCAGCAGGTTTGTCGCAGAGGTGATGGAGGCCGCCAAGGAGCAATGGGAGCGTACCTATGCACGCAAGATTAGCGGTACCGATTTCGTTTCCATGCAGAAGCACGTGGCCAGGATCTTTCACCTCAACTCGGAAGAGATCCTTCTTCCGGGGAAATACCCCACCCGCGTGGCGGCCCGAAGCGTCCTCTGCTATTTTCTCGTACGGGAGCTCGGTATGACTGCAACCGCGGTCGCTCAGAGGCTCGGGCTGGGTCAACCTGCCGTCAGTATCGCCGTGGAGCGCGGAGAAGCAATCGTGAAAGAGCGGGGGCTGAGACGGTCCTGA
- a CDS encoding NADH-ubiquinone oxidoreductase-F iron-sulfur binding region domain-containing protein, with amino-acid sequence MCSHQDLETVRQEILSKRDSKKPCISICTGTGCLASGAGEVMAAFTAEIESQGLKADVDAKGTGCPGFCEKGPIVVIYPEEICYLEVKPEDVAEIVSQTVKENKVIERLLYVDSATGEKAIHESDIPFYKNQERTIIGNNIKIDSKSIDDYIAFGGYTGLAKALLKMTPEEVLDEVKKSNLRGRGGGGFPTGRKWEEARHAAGDIKYVIVNADEGDPGAFMDRAVLEGNPHSVLEGLTIGAYAVGSHEGFLYVRNEYPLAIENVLIAIEKAEEYGLLGKNILGSGFDFSVKVHRGAGAFVCGESSALMTALEGKAGEPRPKYVHTVVKGVWDRPSVLNNVETWANVPPIIEKGSDWFTRYGTEKSKGTKIFSLVGKITNTGLVEVPMGITLNDIIYKIGGGIPDGKKFKAVQTGGPSGGCIPERLLDLQVGFDELTKAGSMMGSGGMIVLDEDTCMVDVARYFLEFLTDESCGKCVPCREGIRQMLKILTKITKGKGKPGDIELLQELAEVASEAALCALGRSAANPFLSTLQYFRDEYEAHINEKRCPALACKELINYYIEPEKCKACTTCARKCPADAIIGGKNLIHMVDQDKCTKCGTCFEVCPDRFAAVTKLSGVPVPANLSEDQRVIVREVREAKAS; translated from the coding sequence ATGTGCTCACATCAGGATCTGGAAACAGTAAGACAAGAAATTCTGTCCAAAAGGGACTCGAAGAAGCCCTGCATTTCAATCTGCACCGGTACCGGTTGCCTTGCCTCAGGGGCCGGAGAAGTTATGGCTGCCTTTACTGCGGAGATCGAAAGCCAGGGGCTTAAAGCGGATGTAGATGCCAAGGGCACCGGGTGTCCCGGGTTTTGCGAGAAAGGACCGATCGTCGTCATTTACCCCGAAGAGATCTGTTACCTTGAGGTAAAGCCCGAAGACGTTGCCGAGATCGTAAGTCAAACCGTAAAGGAGAATAAGGTCATCGAGCGTCTCCTTTATGTCGACTCCGCCACGGGTGAAAAAGCGATCCATGAATCGGATATACCCTTTTACAAGAACCAGGAGCGAACCATTATCGGGAATAACATCAAGATCGACTCCAAGAGCATCGACGACTATATCGCGTTCGGTGGTTACACCGGTTTGGCGAAGGCCCTTCTGAAGATGACGCCCGAGGAGGTGCTGGACGAGGTCAAGAAATCGAACCTGAGAGGACGGGGAGGTGGTGGTTTTCCCACGGGCAGGAAGTGGGAAGAGGCCCGTCATGCTGCCGGCGATATAAAATATGTAATCGTCAACGCCGACGAAGGCGATCCGGGCGCATTCATGGACAGGGCTGTTCTCGAGGGAAACCCTCACTCGGTCCTCGAAGGGTTGACAATCGGGGCCTATGCGGTCGGCTCCCATGAGGGCTTCCTCTACGTGCGTAATGAATATCCCCTGGCAATAGAAAATGTGCTTATCGCCATCGAGAAGGCCGAGGAATACGGTCTCCTCGGCAAGAACATTCTGGGATCGGGTTTTGACTTTTCCGTGAAGGTCCACAGGGGTGCGGGCGCCTTCGTCTGTGGTGAATCGAGCGCCCTCATGACGGCACTCGAAGGCAAGGCAGGGGAGCCCAGGCCGAAATACGTCCATACCGTCGTAAAGGGCGTGTGGGACAGGCCCAGTGTTCTCAATAACGTCGAAACCTGGGCAAATGTGCCGCCCATCATCGAGAAAGGCTCCGACTGGTTTACCCGGTACGGAACGGAAAAAAGCAAAGGTACGAAAATCTTCTCCCTCGTGGGAAAGATCACCAACACAGGTCTTGTGGAAGTGCCCATGGGCATTACGCTGAATGACATTATCTATAAGATCGGCGGCGGAATCCCCGACGGCAAGAAGTTCAAGGCGGTCCAGACCGGAGGGCCCTCCGGTGGATGTATCCCCGAGCGGCTCCTCGACCTCCAGGTCGGCTTCGATGAATTGACCAAGGCCGGCTCCATGATGGGATCGGGTGGAATGATTGTGCTCGATGAAGATACGTGCATGGTCGACGTGGCCAGGTACTTCCTGGAATTCCTTACCGATGAATCGTGCGGTAAATGCGTTCCGTGCCGTGAGGGGATCAGGCAGATGCTCAAGATCCTCACGAAGATCACCAAAGGAAAAGGGAAACCGGGCGACATCGAGCTTTTGCAGGAATTAGCCGAAGTGGCAAGCGAGGCTGCCCTTTGCGCTCTGGGAAGAAGCGCTGCCAACCCGTTTCTCAGCACCCTCCAGTATTTCAGGGATGAGTACGAGGCCCATATCAACGAAAAACGGTGCCCGGCCCTTGCCTGTAAAGAACTGATCAATTATTACATCGAGCCCGAGAAATGCAAGGCATGCACCACCTGCGCGAGGAAGTGTCCTGCCGATGCCATCATAGGGGGAAAGAACCTTATACACATGGTGGACCAGGACAAATGCACCAAGTGCGGGACCTGCTTCGAAGTCTGCCCCGACCGTTTCGCCGCGGTGACGAAGCTGTCCGGCGTGCCCGTCCCGGCGAACCTTTCCGAAGACCAAAGGGTGATAGTGAGAGAAGTGAGAGAGGCCAAGGCATCGTGA